One Haliaeetus albicilla chromosome 20, bHalAlb1.1, whole genome shotgun sequence genomic window, GGGTCCACCTCCACGGTGTAGAGGCGGGCGCcggggggcagcccctgggcCAGCAGCACCGTGCCGTAGCCGCAGTAGGTGCccagctccagcacccgccgcgGCGCCCGCTCGTACAGCAGCCGCTCCACGATCCTCCCTGCCGCAGGCCGGACCCCTCAGCACCCTGGGGGGTGCCAGGGGGCTGCacgcacccccccaccccgtgtccccccttctctgggcagggggggagggTGCTAACTGGTTCCCCAGCACCGGGAGGGGCAGAGGATATGGCACGGCAGGAGGGAGGTGAATAGCTGTGCCAAAGCTCCCCGTGTCCCTGGCCAGCCCTTCCCAAGATGCCGGCCCCGTGACCCCAACCGCACTGGtggggctgtggctgtgctgggggtgCAGAGCTCCGACAGTGGTGCCATGACCGTAGTGGCACTGCCACGGCTGTGCCAATAATGCCATGGCCACATATTGATGGTGCCACAGCCATGTCGATGGTGCCACAGCCATGTCAATGGTGCCACAGCTGTGCCAATATACTGTGGCCATACTAATGCTGCCATGGCCACACCAGTGGTGCCACAGCTATGCCAATGATGCCACGGCCATGTCAATTGTACCATGGCCATACCAACAGTGCCACAGCCATGCTGGTGGTGCCATGGCTATATCAACACTACCACAGCTATGCCGATGGTGCCATGGCCACACCAACAATGCCACAGCCATGCCAACTATGCCACAGGCATGCCAATGGTGCCATGGCCACACCAACAACACCGCAGCCATGCAGATGGTGCTACAGGCATGCTGATGGTGCCACGGCCATACCAACAGCATCATGGCCACATCTGTGGTGTTGTGGCCATGCCAGTGATGCCACGGCCATGCCAACAGTGCCACAGCCATGCAGATGGTGTTAAGGCCATGCCAACaatgctgtggctgtgctgatgGTGCCGTGGCTGTGCCAGCAGCGCTGTAGCCATGCTAGTGGTGCCACGGCCATTCCAATGATGCCACAGCTCTGTCAACGATGCCAAGGCTGCACCAACAGTGCCATGGCTGCACTGGTGGTGCCACAGCCATGTCATTGGTGCCATGGCCATGCTAATGGTGCCGTGGCCATGCCCGGTGCTGGGACCGGCGCGGGCAGGTGAGGGTCGCGCTTACCTTTGACAGGCCCCACGCTGCTGAGGTGCTCGCAGTGGTAGCACCACTGGTCGAAGGTGTGCAGGACATGCCGGGGGTCCCCGGGGATGGCGTGCGCCAGCAGGTACTGGAAGGCGCGCTGCTCCCGCGGGACGCCGGTGAGCCGGTCCCGCAGCCAGGTCACCAGCGCTGCCCGGTACAGCAGCACCAAGTAGTGCCGGTAGCGGATCAGCAGGGTGACGAGGAAGGGGATGAAGGCCAGGGCGATCGCCGGCGACACCATCGCAGAGGGGCGGTGGCTGTGGAAAGGGCCCCCACAAGGGAGATGCCACGGTGCCAGCCCGTAGCTCCCACTTGTGCCATGAGCTGGCAGTGCTCTGCACCCCCCCGGGAATTGCCTCTCCCAGGGCTCCAGTGCTGCCCAGATGGTTTGCCCGGCCATAGGGCTGTGACCGGAGCCAGGCTGGGGTGCTCTTGGGGgtccctgtgctggggctgaggGGTGCCAGGGGGttgggctgtggggctgctctggGCGGGGCACTGTCTGGCACAGCCCCTCACACCCCCCTCGGCACAACTTTGCTGTCCCTGCACCCCATATCCTGCACCCCACACCCCGCACCCTGAGCTGTTGGGGGTCCCCAACCGCAgcgaggggccggggctgcgggggtggCACCTACCTGTCCCCACACTTCAGGCAGCGGGtaggaggcaggcagggctgtgtggCCCCGAGCGGCGCTGAGCTCTGGTGCCCACTCAATTATTGATGGTGTCACCTCAGCCGCAGCCAGAACTGGCTCCGGTTACTGGGCtgagtggggctggggatgggaatggggccaggctggggctggagggtaaccctggggctggggtcccatcactggggctggggtcctgacactggggctgggggagtaCACACCAGAGCCAGGGGTTGGAGGCTGGATCGGGGGGGCTGGGTTCTGGGCTTGGGGTGGCTGGGtgcagggtttggggggctGGATGCCATACTGGGGGGGTGGTGCTGGACTGGGGGCCTCAGGGCAGGGCTGCGGTGGTGGGGGCTGTGGGCAGTGCCCCTCGGGGAGCCCCGGCCATTTCAGGGAGAGTGCCCGGCCCTGCTCCAAGCCTGGGGGCTCCTCCCCAGCCTCTCGCCAggctctggggtgggggggggtccccgcagacaccccccccagcacgtCCTCCCCAGCACCGCGAGGCCtcagcccctctccctgctgcctccgGCACAGCCAGAGCGAGGGGGTGATGTCCCGCCGGGCTGAGCACTGACGCACTCGCTGCAGGGATGGGTCAGGGAGGGGGGCAGGCGGGACATCCCCCCGCCCCAGGTGCAGGGCACGGGGTGGGCACCCGCTCTGCACCCCACATTTTCCGTGCACGGAGCGGCAGACAGACACGGGGACATGTGTGGGTGCACGGAGCTGGCGGGGGTCCCCATGgcgggggtgggcagggggtgctgggagcGGGGTCCCCTCGGGACCAGgaatgctggggggggggctcagcttGGCCCCCCCGGGGCGGGGATGCCCAAATCTGCAGGGGGGCAAGGGGAGCTCGGGGGGACttagggggcactgggagcactgtgGGCACTGGGAGTATGGGGGCACTGAGgaaactgggagcactgggaagcactgggagcGCTAGGAAGTACTGGGGtcactgggaacactggggggaactgggagcaccaggggcactggggggcactgggagtaCTGGTGGCCACTGGGGGCTCTGGGAAGCACTGAGGTCACTGGGAGCCCTGAGGGCACTGGGGTTCTGGGAGTactggggggcagtgggggctCTGGGAAGCACTAGGAGCATTGGGGGTACTGGGAAGCACTAGGAGCACTGGGAAGCAGTGGGAGAACTAGGGGCACTAGGAGGCACTGGGAATCACTGGAAAGCACTGGAGGCACTAGGAGGCACTGAGGGGCACTGGGAAGCACGGGGCACACTGGGAGGCACTCGGGGCACTGGGTAACTGGGAGTactggggggcagtgggggctctgggaagcactgggggcactgggcacactggggagcactgggagcattGGGgtcactgggagcactggtgtCACTGGGGTCACTGAGAGCACCGGGAGCACTGGTGTCACCAGGAGCACAGGTAtcactggtgtcactggtgtcaCCGCGTGTCCCTGCGAAGGCGCGCGCAGCCCGCGGCCGCGCCACGTGACCGCCGTCACCGGGGAGGAGTGGGCGGGGTCGGTGCCGGCGGACACGTGACCGCAGACTCACGCGCGCGTCGCCCAGGGCCGCGTGACACAGCCTGCGCGCGAGCCCCGCCCTCGTCACCGCCCCGCCCCGCGAGGGCTCCGCGCGCGTGACGGAGGCGGCGCGCGCCCCCGGCGGAGGGCGCGGCGCGTCCTCgccttcccccttctccctccgCCCCGCTGATTGGCTCCCCTTCACGTGACGGAGGCGCCTTTAGGCGGGGCGGGGAGCTACGGGGAGGGGGTTTGCCTTTCCCGTTGGCTCTCTCGGCCCACGTGACGGGGATGGCGAGTCACGTGGcaggcagcggcagcagcagcagcagggacgcGGCTCCGCCCTCCCCACCCTCACGTgaccggggcggcggggcccctGCCGGACACCGTAGCGGCgccgcgcccggcccggccctgctgCGCCTCGCCATGGGCTGCTGCTACAGCAGCGAGGCCGAGGCCTCCGACCAGGTgggccccggggccggcggggaaGCCCGGAGCTCTGCGGGGTTAGGGAGggggccggcccggccccgccgtggcggaggcggggcggggcgggggggaagcggCCTGCCGGCTGCCCCGCTCCGGGGGAGGCCTttccgcccccgccccggggcccgGGCCCTTCTGCCGGCGCGGCGGGCTCCCCGCACCTCTCCCCGGGGGCGGCCTGGcctggcggggggggcgggggccgAGCGGCGGGtctccccgcccgccccctcccttcctccgGTTATGGGTCGGGGGGCTGCGGGCAACTCCTGGGGACCTCGTCCCCTTCCCGGGAACCGGCGCTGGCTTGTGGAATGCCGGCTGCAGCATGACAGCCGCCGTGCCTCCGCCTCCCTGCCCGGCTCCCCCCCTCACCGGCGTGGCCCCTCTCCCGGTGTCTTTATTCCCGCAGAGCCGGGCCCGGCTTCTGTCCTCCAACAGCCCCCGagagctgctcctgcccctCATCACCTTAATGTCTGGGggtttttggtggggtttttttggccttGCGTTTCTGCCGGTGCTGCCGACTGCGCGTAGCCTCCCTGGTGCTGcgtgggaggaggagggggcttGGTGGATTGTGGAagacaccacccccccacccccccccagcaccccacagctcTGTGGACCCTGTCCCGGTGCAGGTGTAAGCCCAGGGCTCCAGACGGTCATGGCCGGCGGGAGCGGTGCCAGGTTTTCCTTCTTGGGACAGTGTGACCGTCCCCGCTGTTGCCTCTAGCTGTCTAGCTGAGCAGCTTCAGCTCGTGGGGGTTGGGGAGGGGTGGCGGTGCAAAATCAGGGCTGTCACCTGTCCCACGGAAATTTAATCGGCAGCTGCAGTGCGGGCAGCCCCTGCTTGCACCCTGCCAGGGAGCTCGGCTGAGTCGTGGTGCTTCCATGGGtgctgtggggaagggaaggagaggcgAGCTGCTGGCCGGGGAGGAGCCGAAGATGTCACCGATGGGGAGTGCGGAGGAGTGACTGCGCTCCTAGGTCACAGGCTGTGTGTCCCACTCTGCCGGGGTGCTTGTGCCTGTTGGCTCCTGCCAGGCTCTTCTAGCCCCTGTGTCACCGAGCTGGAGGATTAAGGCCTGAGCCACGGCTGGGGGCTCTGCACCCCCTGGGCTGTGGCTAGGGCGGGGTTCACCTGGCCCAAATGAACCCCGTGCTGTGCTGGTGTGGATGCGAAAGGCTGGCAGGGATCTCTCCGGCCCCCAGTCGGTGGGTGAGGCCGTGGTAGGTTCTGTGTAGGCAGGTTCAGGATGCAATGGGTGCCTCCTCATTAGCTGCCAGGTCTTGGGCAGGTTGGGATCCTCTGCGGTGACACCTGCTGCCTGGCCGTGGGGTGCTGGCTGCGTCGGCTTGCCtgtgggagcaggcagggctgtgggctcctgcctgcagggTTAGCTGCTCCAGACGTGCTGCCACACGCTGCCTGATTTCAGCCGTGCTTGCTCCCTTTGTGGTGGTGGGGGCTTTGAatgtgaaaaagcaaaggaattgGGGAAGAGGAGCCCAGCCGCTGCCTCGGCTGTGCCAGGGTTACACTGGGAAGTGCGGGGagccctcccagcagcacctggTATGTAGAGGGTGAGACTCCCATGGGGCAAAAGCTGCTGGCACAGTGGAGTCGGGACTGATCCACCTCTTGCCTTTCCCCCCAGGAAGAAGAGACAAAGCGGCTGCTGGAGCCGACAGCCAGCCCTCCCAACAAGGTGCTGAACGGAGCGGAGCAGAGCTACCACAACCTCCCATCGGCACGCACCGACGAGCAGGCCATGCTGTCCTCCATCCTCGCCAAAACAGCCATGTAAGCCTCGTGCCATAACCGCCTCGGTGCCGCAGCGGGGTGGGCAGGGCATCTGGGGGACCGGCAGTGACTGCAGGACATGGCGTGCTGTCGGACATGTCGTGGCAGCCTCACCGGGGGTCTGCCAGGCTGTGGGTGccaaggggaaggggggagctggggcagtGCCCCCCTCGTCCCTCTGGCAGCCTGCGTTGGGGGTGGGCTGCCTGTGGTCAGCCCCCTCCCTCTGGTTTGAGCCCCATGGGGACACAGAGACAAGACCGCAGGTGTGAGATAACCCCttggctgctgggctgggaatAGGGGCAGGGGCTGAGGACCTCCCCTGCTCCAAATTGGGGCGAGCAAGTGAGTCCTTGGGGAGGCGGAgagggggactggggggcaccagcactgtgtccccttccGGGGAGGCTCTGTCCTCCCTGGGGAGGCTGCCCCCTGTACGTGCAGGAGCAATGTGGGGTGGGGGCTTGCCCAGACTGGCTGGGGGGAGCTTTGGGTTGCTCGTGggccctgctgctcccctgcctGGCATGGAGGGGCTGGTGGCAACCGGTGCGTGTCCCACACGTGTTGTCAGAGCAGCCCCGAGCACCACTCTGCTTgcggggggaggcagggggcaCGTGGCTGGGCTGTGGCATGGACCTGGGCGAgtgcccagctcctctctgaGCCCGGGGCCCGGTACCGGGGCTCTCGGGATGTCTGCCAAGCGTTTAATCCTCACAGCCCTTGCGGCACGACGGAGCCTCCTTCCCTGAGTGGCTGCGTGCCCAGGTCCCCAGGGTATGGGCCAGCCCACgctgcaggaggctgcaggcCAAAGCCCCCGGCTCTCTGCGCAGCCTCTGTCCCTCCATCTGCATCTGCCCTGGGGAAGTTGCATGCAAACGGTCCTTGGCACTTCCGTCCCAGCAAGCAGCTGTCCAGCCTGGCACGCTCGTGTCCAGCTGGCTGCATCCATGCTGCAAGTTTGGCCTTGTAACAGCCCCGAGCTGTTAATTTTGGGTTGCTGGAGGGTGCTGAAGTCCTGGCCAGCCTCGTTGGAGGGTGCTGGGTCTGCCTGAGAGGGGGAGAGGGCTCAGGGAGAGCAATGAGCCCGCAGCAGGACCTGCTGTTTTGTGTCTCCACAGCAACATCATCGATGTGTCGGCAGCAGATTCCCAGGGCATGGAGCAGCACGAGTACATGGACAGAGCCAGGCAGTACAGGTGGgacctgccctgctccctgacACTTGCACCCCCTCAAAGCCGCGTCCCTGGGCAGGGCCTTGGGGTTTTGCCTTTGGGAGAGTCAACTCAGCATGGAGCAGGGCTCCCTGCATCCAGGGAGGTCGTGCTCAGCTCCGCTCCTCTCCTCCGCcctcctggcactgctgggtGAGGCCTGTGGCAGTGCCAGTGGCAGAGTCCTTGTCCCAGCTACAGGCTCGGCGAGGGCGGCCGTGCACAAAGGGCTCctgtgtttccccccccccgccagcacTCAGGGCAGACGGCGGGTGGCTGGATGCGATTGCTGCCACTTGAAAGGCGCCTGTGTTGGAGAGTTGGAAGCTCCCTCATCCTCCTGCCTTGGGGAGCGAAGAGGGGTGGATGCTGGGAGCGGTGCAGCGTGGCTTTGCCCGGATCCCCCTTGGTGGTGCCGGTGCCTGGAGGTGCAGCACCCGCCTTCTGCCGAGCCTGGGTCTCCCTGCGTCCCGTTGCTCCCTGGGGTGGGCTGGCATGCTCCTCCCCGGTGCTGGTGCCAACCCTCGCCGCTCTCCCCTCCGCAGCACGCGCCTGGCCATGCTGAGCAACAACCTAACGCACTGGAAGAAGCTCCCGCTGCTGCCGTCTCTGACCAACCAACCGCACCAAGTGCTCGCCAGTGACCCCGTCCCCTTCGCAGACCTGCAGCAGgtgagaggggctgggggcgagctctgccctgcagctggcCCCTGGGCCTCCCTTGGTGCTCCACGGAGATGCGGGGACTGAAGTGTCCTCATCCCAGAGGATCAGTGGTGCTGTTCCCCACTTGCCCAGAGCCCTGGCAGTTGTGGCAGTGAGTGCCCCAGCTTgtctgcagcagcctggctgtgccGGAGGGCCCCGGGCAGGTTCTGGTGGCTGCTTGTGCTGTCTTTAGCTCAGTGCTGCCTTGCCAGAGGAGCATGGACACCACAGGCTTGAGCACGGGCCGTGCCGGGGCTCCTGTGAGCACAGAGGTGGGAGTCATGGTGTTGATGGGCGACGTTGTGGTCGATGCAGAAACGTCGCAAGTCTCAGGCAACCCTGTAAGAACTCATGAGCACTGAAGGCAAAGCCTGGTTTCTAGTGCAGTAACTGCACGCAGGCAGTGGCTCTGTACTCCTTCCAGTCCATTCAAAGGATCCTTCGTGGCAGCAGGGTGTTTTGCAGCTCCTGGGGAGACCTGCTGCCGCTTTGaggaaggagctgctggggaaACAACTCTTCCTtacaggcaggagctgctgccttgCCCATTAAGCACAGTGAAAAGGCCCAGGTTTGCTGCCAGCTGGTTTGCAGGGTGGGTCTCCCTGTTCCAGCCCCAGCAAGGGCTGGTTCCCAGCCCACTGGCCGGTTTCCGGAGCTGTGGGAGGGCTGGTGCAGCCCAGCACAAAGCCCATGGGCTCGCTGTGGCTTGTCCTGCTCATGGCGCTTCCTCCCCAGCCGGGGCGTTTGAATACTGAAGTGTGCGGGGAGAGGATActgtccctgggctgccagaAACCTCTTCCCAAATGGAGACGGGCCGGTATCCGGGCACGTCCCGGCAAGCAGAGCGGCTCTGCCCAGCCCACTGCATCGCTCCCCTCTGGGGACCGTGGAGGTTCATCCCCTGCTGGCGGGGGCACAGCCAGGCCTGAGCttgtgcaggcagggaggagccGCCGGCGGGCAGGCTTTTGCCAGCCGGGTTCTGCCTTGCCCTCTCTGCTGGGCTGGATCTCAGGAACGGCCACGGGCTCTGCTTGGAGGGCAGGTTTGCCCGCCGTGGTGAGGTCACCTGCCTGTACCTGCCTGCAGTGAGCAGCTCCGGCACTGCTGCCATGCCGGGAGCTGCCCGGATAGCCTGGCTTTCCCACCGGCTGCAGGGTGGCCAAGGTGTCGTGGTTTCTCCCAAGGCCTGGGCCGACGCAGTGATGGGGCTGGCCCTGGTGGTGCAGCCTCTGCTCTGAGAACAAAAGCCCATTTTTAGGGTCTTgaaggttgggggtttttttgacccAAAGAGACCTGCG contains:
- the LOC138690203 gene encoding transmembrane O-methyltransferase homolog, whose product is MVSPAIALAFIPFLVTLLIRYRHYLVLLYRAALVTWLRDRLTGVPREQRAFQYLLAHAIPGDPRHVLHTFDQWCYHCEHLSSVGPVKGRIVERLLYERAPRRVLELGTYCGYGTVLLAQGLPPGARLYTVEVDPRHAAVAEKVIRLAGFDEQTVELIVGPSEEVIPRLREKHGLLKADFVFMDHWKRCYLRDLQLLETHQLLAEGATVLADNVLFPGAPHFLQYAKTCGKYRCKVHRASLEYFHAIPDGVAELCYTGNR
- the LAMTOR1 gene encoding ragulator complex protein LAMTOR1; protein product: MGCCYSSEAEASDQEEETKRLLEPTASPPNKVLNGAEQSYHNLPSARTDEQAMLSSILAKTAINIIDVSAADSQGMEQHEYMDRARQYSTRLAMLSNNLTHWKKLPLLPSLTNQPHQVLASDPVPFADLQQVSRIAAYAFSALSQIRVDAKEELVVQFGIP